ATCCGGCGGCAGCGAGACCGTCATCAAGCCCGACGAGCAGGTGATCCCCGAGGCGCCGACCGACGAGGACGACGACCAGACGATCGGCGAGTGGCTTCGAGATCGATTCCCCTTTTGAATCGAAACGCCTGAGAGGCGCAGGCACCTGAACCACGATATGACCGTTATCGAGGCGATTCATTCGGAGCACGGGGCCGCGTTCGGCGAGCGCGACGGCCGGACGATCGTCGAACACTTCGGCCGCCCGGAACGGACCCACCGGGCGGTCCGCAACGGCGTCGGCCTGATCGAGATGGCCTACGGCGTCGTCGTGGTCGAGGGCGACGATCGACTCGAGTACGTCGATAACGTCGTCTCGAACCGCGTGCCGGCCGAGGACGGCCGGGGCTGTTACGCGCTCGTCCTCGACCCGCAGGGCGGGATCGAGATCGAACTGTACGTCTACAACGCGGGCGAGCGACTGCTCCTCTTCACGCCGGCCTCGACGGCCGAACCGCTGGTCGAGGACTGGTCCGAGAAGGTCTTCATTCAGGACGTCGATATCCGCCTCGCGACCGACGACTACGCGGTCTTCGGGATCCACGGTCCGACGGCCACCGAGAAGGTCGCCAGCGTCCTCAACGGCGCCGCCTCGCCCGACGAACGCTACTCGTTCGTCCGCGGGACGATGGGCGACGAGGGCGTGACGGTCATCCGCACCGACGCGCTGACCGGCGAGGAGAGCTACGAAGTGATCTGCGCGGCCGACGCCGCCGCGGACGTTTACGACATCCTCGAGACCCAGGGGCTCAACGCCGCCCCCTTCGGCTATCGCACCTTCGAGAGCCTCGCGCTCGAGGCCGGCTCCCCCCTCTTCGAGACCGAACTCGAGGGGACGCTCCCGAACGTGCTCGGCCTGCGCAACGCCTTGGACTGGGAGAAGGGCTGTTACGTCGGCCAGGAGGTCGTCTCCCGCGTCGAGAACCGCGGCCAGCCCAGCCGGAAACTGGTCGGGCTGACGCTCGAGAGCGCCGCGGACGGCGACGAGGACGACTCGCCGGCGGTTCCCGACGCCGAGGCGGCCGTCTTCGACGGCGACGCCACCGTCGGCGAGGTGACCCGCGCCGGCGAGAGCCCGCTGCTCGAGGCGGTCATCGCGCTCGCCGTCGTCGACTACGGCCTCGAGAGCGACGCGCTGACGGTCCGGGTCGGCGGCGAGGAGGTCCCCGCGACGGTGACCGAGTTGCCGTTCGTCGAGGGGTCGGATCGATCGGATCGCCTGCCCGCGTACCAGTAACCCGATCGCCGTGTCGGGCCGCCTCGAACCCGGTTCGAAACAGAACGTTTTCGCCGGCCGGAGGGGTACGATTCGCCGTGACGAACGACGAGACGGAGCGGCCCGATAGCCGACGGAGTTGGCTCGTGGCGGTCGCCGGCGCGATCGGCATGGTGTTCACGTTCGGCACGCCGTTTTCCTACGGCATCCTCCGACAGCCGTTCAGCGAGGCGTTCGCCGTTTCGCCGGTCGCGCTCTCGACGGTCTTCTCGATCATGCTGTTTACCTTCTTCATCGGTGCCGGCGCGGTCGGCGTCTTCGCCGCGCGGCTGCCGGCCCGTCCGCTGTTGCTCGCCTGTACGGCCGTCACCGCTGCGATCGCACCCGCGCTGTTCCTCACGGGGTCGTACCTCGGGCTGAGCCTCGTGTTCGCGCTGCTCGGCCTCGCGCTCGGGACGGTGTACGTCCTGCTCGCGTCGATCGTCCCGCGCTGGTTCGACGAGCGACGGGGCGCCGCGACGGGACTGATCTTCGTCGGCAACGGACTGGGACTGGCCCTCCTGCCGCCGATCTGGCAGGTCGTCATCGCGCGCTTGGGCGTCCGTCGGGGATTCGCCGCCGTCATGGCGGCGACCGCGGTCGCGTTCCTCCTCGCCGGAATCGCGTGCCGGCGTCCGCCGTGGACGGACGGCGCGACGGACTCGAGCGGCGACGTCCTCGAGTGGATCGGCCGGCTGGCCGGAACGCGGACGTTCCAACTGCTGTTCGTCGGCATCGCGCTCGCGTTCTCGTGGTACCAGCTGCTCGCCGCGTTCGCGATCGACCTCTTCGCCGCCCGCGGGCTGACGGCCGCCGGGGCCTCGACGGCGTTCGGACTCGTCGGCGGCGTCAGCATCATCTCGCGGATCGGCGGCGGCTACATCGCCGACAGCGTCGGTGCCAGACGGGCGTTTCTCGCCTCGCTCGCGTCCGCGGCCGCCGGCGTCCTGTTGCTGTTCGCCCCGCAGTTCCCGGTGCTCGCCGTCGGCGTCTTCCTGCTCGGGATCGGGCTCGGCGGGACGGCGACGCTGTACATCCCGCTGCTGATGGGGATCTACGGCGCCGACAGGGGGACCGCCATCGTCGGCACGTTCAACGTCGCCATCGGGACCAGCGCGCTGGCGATGCCGCCGCTCGGGACCGCGAGCGTCGCGTACACCGACGGCTACGCCCTCGCCGTCGCCCTCACGTTCGTCGTCACCGTCGCCTCATTCTGGGCGATCTCGGTCGGCACGCGTCGTTCCTGATCCCCGTGCGGACGTCGGTCGGTCCCGTTTCGGCCGGAACTGGCCAGCCCCACCCTCAAGGCCGGCGGGACTGTCGCTTCCCTATGGGCTCGAGTAGCGACACCCCGATCGACGCCGCCACCGACTTCGAGGAACTGGCCGCGCGCCTGCGCACCCAGTCGGACAACGCGCCAGGCTCCGACACCGAGCGCGTGACGATCCGCTCGCTCGAGGGCGTCACCGCCGACGCGCTGTCCGAGTTGCTCGAGGCGGAGGAAAGCGAGGGGACCGCGCCGGGCGACCTGGTCTTCGTCCTCTCGCGGGCCAACGCCGAACTGCTCGTCGAGCGCGAGTTCGACATCGACGACGTCGACGAACTCGAGGACGCCCTGGGGCGGACGGTCCAGGTCGAAGACGAGATGCCCGACGACACGATCCTCCTGCTGGATCCGGACGCGGTCGACGCCGAGGAGATCCGCGATCCGGACGCCATCGCCTGCGGGATCGTCGGCACCGACGACTGACGCGGTTCGGACGACGACGTCGACGCTTCGGAACCCGTCTGCTGCCGCCCGTGGTACTTTCTACGACTTCGCTGTGACCTCAGTATGCGCTACCTGGAGGTGACAGTGCCCGAGGGGAAGCGAGGGACCGTCCTCGAGATCCTCGAGGACGAGGGGATCGACTACGTCGTCAGCGACGAGACCAGCGGTCGGGGGTACGCCGCCGTCGTCCGGTTTCCGGTTCCGACGCGGGCCGTCGAACCGCTGCTCGACCGGCTCAAGCGGGCGGGGATCGGCGACGACGCCAGCGTCGTCGTGATCAACGCGGAGACGGTCCTCTCCGAGCAGTTCTCGACGCTCCGGGATCGATACAGCCAGGGCGGCCAGCTGGGCGCTCGCACCTCGAGGCAGGTGTTGCGCACGAAGGCCGACGAACTGACGCCCCCGTTTTCGATCTACACCGTCATGCTGCTGATCAGCGCCGTCGTCGCCACCGCCGGGCTGCTGGCCGACTCGCCGGCGGTCGTGATCGGCGCCATGGTCATCGCGCCCCTGCTCGGGCCGGCCCTCGCCGCCAACGTCGGCATCGTCACCGGCGACGGTCGCCTCAAGTCGACCGGCTTCAGGTACCAGATCGTCGGCGTGGCGATGGTCGTCGGCGCCTCGATCGCCCTCGCCACGCTCGCCCGACTGGCCGGCCTCGAGCCCGCGGGGGTCGACATCGTCGTCGCCACCGAACTCGAGGAGCGGGTCGCGCCCAACCTGTTCTCGCTCGCGGTCGCGCTGGGCGCCGGCATCGCCGGCATCCTGAGTCTCACGCGGGGGTTCTCGGAGGCCATCGTCGGCGTCATGATCGCCGCGGCGCTCATTCCGCCGTCGGCCGCGGTCGGGATCACGGTCGCCTGGGGGATGTACGGCGCGGCCCTCGGCGCCGCCGTCCTCGTGATCGTCAACCTCCTGTCGATCAACCTCGCCGCGCTGGCCACCCTGTGGATCGCCGGCTACCGTCCGCAGGGTCTGTTCGAGGTCTCACCAACGCGGACGCCGACCTACACCTACGCGGCGATCTTCGGCGTCGGACTGCTGGTGCTGGCCGCGCCGCTGGCGGGCGTCACCCTGCTCGAGTTCCACACGACGGAACTCGAGTCGGCGGCCGAAGACGAGGTCGAGGCGGTGCTCGCGCAACCGCAGTACGACCACCTCGAGGCCGACGACGTCGCGGTCGAACTCGACGGCGACTACCCGATCCAGTCGGTCGAGCGGGTCGTCGTCACCGTCAGCACTCGGAACCCGGAACCGGAGTCGGAGCTGGCGGACCGGCTCTACGAGGAGATCCAATCCCACAGCGACGACTCGCTGATCGTCGAGGTGCAGTACGTCGTCGCCGAGGAACGCGGCGAGAACGACGAGGCCGACGCTCAGCGGGTGGCGATTCGGACCGCCGACGGGACGTAACTCATTCGCGTGCGCTCGATTTCACCCTCAGCGCGACGCCGACGGCGGCCCCGATCGTCACTTCGATCGCGACTTCCCCGCCAAGTTCGCCCATACCGCACGGTGTCGTCGGGGAACGGTAGCTGTCGGCGGCCTCCGATTCGCCAGCGACCGGTGGGTGTCCGGTGGCAAGGATTTATAGTGATAGAATTCTAATGTTTGTGCATGGAACGTAACACTGCTCGAGATCGATACGTCCCGCGGTCGACGTGGACGGCGGCGAGTTGCGAGACGCTCTCGGCGCTGACGACCGTCCTCGCCCTCGCGTTCGCGGCGTCGCTGCTGACCGCGTCGATCGGCGCCCCCGAAGACGTCGTCACGATCGCGGTCGCGACCGTTGGGATCGTCGCCGTCGGACTCGCACTCACGCGCCTGTTCACCGCCCTCGAGGCAAACGGTCTCCCGGTCCTCGAGTAACCGTCGACGCTCGCCGCGTCGACGAGACGCCCGTGCTCGCCGACGCGGTGAACCGGCCATTCTCATCGACTCAGTGACGATCCGGAACCGCTACTGCCAGTCTCGCGTCCGTTACGCGGCCGGTTCCGGTTCGACGTTCTGGTTCATCCGGAACAGATTCTCCGGGTCGTACGTCGTCTTCACGTCGACCAGT
This portion of the Haloterrigena gelatinilytica genome encodes:
- the ygfZ gene encoding CAF17-like 4Fe-4S cluster assembly/insertion protein YgfZ, whose protein sequence is MTVIEAIHSEHGAAFGERDGRTIVEHFGRPERTHRAVRNGVGLIEMAYGVVVVEGDDRLEYVDNVVSNRVPAEDGRGCYALVLDPQGGIEIELYVYNAGERLLLFTPASTAEPLVEDWSEKVFIQDVDIRLATDDYAVFGIHGPTATEKVASVLNGAASPDERYSFVRGTMGDEGVTVIRTDALTGEESYEVICAADAAADVYDILETQGLNAAPFGYRTFESLALEAGSPLFETELEGTLPNVLGLRNALDWEKGCYVGQEVVSRVENRGQPSRKLVGLTLESAADGDEDDSPAVPDAEAAVFDGDATVGEVTRAGESPLLEAVIALAVVDYGLESDALTVRVGGEEVPATVTELPFVEGSDRSDRLPAYQ
- a CDS encoding MFS transporter, whose product is MTNDETERPDSRRSWLVAVAGAIGMVFTFGTPFSYGILRQPFSEAFAVSPVALSTVFSIMLFTFFIGAGAVGVFAARLPARPLLLACTAVTAAIAPALFLTGSYLGLSLVFALLGLALGTVYVLLASIVPRWFDERRGAATGLIFVGNGLGLALLPPIWQVVIARLGVRRGFAAVMAATAVAFLLAGIACRRPPWTDGATDSSGDVLEWIGRLAGTRTFQLLFVGIALAFSWYQLLAAFAIDLFAARGLTAAGASTAFGLVGGVSIISRIGGGYIADSVGARRAFLASLASAAAGVLLLFAPQFPVLAVGVFLLGIGLGGTATLYIPLLMGIYGADRGTAIVGTFNVAIGTSALAMPPLGTASVAYTDGYALAVALTFVVTVASFWAISVGTRRS
- a CDS encoding TIGR00341 family protein, producing MRYLEVTVPEGKRGTVLEILEDEGIDYVVSDETSGRGYAAVVRFPVPTRAVEPLLDRLKRAGIGDDASVVVINAETVLSEQFSTLRDRYSQGGQLGARTSRQVLRTKADELTPPFSIYTVMLLISAVVATAGLLADSPAVVIGAMVIAPLLGPALAANVGIVTGDGRLKSTGFRYQIVGVAMVVGASIALATLARLAGLEPAGVDIVVATELEERVAPNLFSLAVALGAGIAGILSLTRGFSEAIVGVMIAAALIPPSAAVGITVAWGMYGAALGAAVLVIVNLLSINLAALATLWIAGYRPQGLFEVSPTRTPTYTYAAIFGVGLLVLAAPLAGVTLLEFHTTELESAAEDEVEAVLAQPQYDHLEADDVAVELDGDYPIQSVERVVVTVSTRNPEPESELADRLYEEIQSHSDDSLIVEVQYVVAEERGENDEADAQRVAIRTADGT